Below is a genomic region from Sorghum bicolor cultivar BTx623 chromosome 9, Sorghum_bicolor_NCBIv3, whole genome shotgun sequence.
GCTGTTTGCCGTGGAGCATGTGGGCGTTCACCTGCCCATCGGTTGTACTGCTTGCACAGAGCCTCGTTGGAGTCCAGGTCCTCCACCGCAGAGGCGGAGCCAACGATTTTGATTAGGGGGGAGGAGGGACAGACAAATATACATAATTATATGTTTCAACAGCTTTTCAAGAAATACACTATCTATAACTAAAATCATATACTTTAATAAATAATATgtgaaattatttttttttggctataaattcatatatttatatagGTATTAAATACATCTACCGTGCTTGGGGAGGGGGGGCACGGCCCCTCGTGTATGGCTGAATCAAGACTTCTATCATATTGGTTTCTTAATTTGCTAAATAACACGATTAAACATAAAtacttatatctatttatttattttaaaatataacaTAGTACAAAAAAAAATGGCTAGCTACCCACGCTATTTGCGCGGGCCAATTGCTGGTTCTCTTCACAAGAGAACATGGCAGCCTCTGCACTTGTGTTGTGCAGCAACAACTCCCGTCTCCACAGCACGGTGTGGCTCACCGGAGGCGGAGCGGACTGCCGTGCGGTGACAAGCAGACGCCGGCGCACAGAACTCCCAGATAAGACCAATGCAAGGCGCCTCGTGTTGGAAGATGGAGGGGCTCCTCGGCCTTCCTCTCTGAAACAACGGCACCGCGCTCCACTTCATTTGGTAGGCTGCAGAAGTCTAGGTGTTCTGGTCCTTGAGACCGCCACGGCGTGCGACGTCGTGCTCGGGCGACTTATGATCAATGGAAGTAAATTAGTTGCATAAATTTGGCAAAATTCCTTAAAGCATCTTCGTGTGGCACATTTTCGGAGGTTAACACATCCAAGTGGACTAAAAGAGAACACACAACCACAGTTCGAGAGCCAAATAAAACTATTTTTTACTATTGAATAGACGTATAAAATGTCATCGTTTTAGTCCACAGAACAAACAAAACATGATAATCCAGCGGTAATAATCACACTATCAAAATTCGCCCTCCTAGCTAAGAGGGCCAATGCCAAAACAATTTCCTAATAATCCTAAAAGTACATGGGCTACACAGCACGCCAGCTCCAGGAAGGTTTCATTCCCGTGTTGGTACGTCCATACTCCTCCTGGATAGCCTGCTGCCTGCTGGTACAGGTACAAACCAGATACAAGCAAAATGTCCAAGGCAATCTTATACGTGGTAGAGCTGTTCAGGCCATTTCGGGTAAGCGCGTTTGTACAAGCTCATGCACACTGTATCATGCTGCTGAATGCTGCTATTGAATATGCATTTCATGGCACCTggtcaggaaagaaaacgttAGCAAAAGGTACAGAAACAGGGATATGAATAACTGAATCTAATCTAAGCTGCCAAAAGGATTGAATGGTCAACCAACACACCATGAGTACCAACAGTCTCCTTGATGCGGCCCCGACGTCCATGTTTTGTCCACAACTCAACAGGCTGCAAAATAAGTGTTATTGGCATTGAACATGAATAAAAAAGATGTCAATGGCAAAATGGCACATAAGTACTTGCCTTGAACCATTTTACATCGTCAGGATTGTGGAACATGTAACGCACGATTGCTTTCAGTTTTGAGACTCTCTGTGGATACCTGCATAATAACATGTCCAATGTGCGACTATATTAGCTCTGACCCACAGGTCATGGCTCATCAACCAGATTAGCTGAGATCTAAATAAGAGCCTTAAGGTGAAATAACCTGTTTCCATAAACTGGAAAATTCAGCAAAACATGAATTAAAAATATAGCACTGATTGCGTCCAAGTGGAAAACCAAACCcctccaaaaataaaaagaatgttGAATTCTGCAAAAAGTAATTTCCTTGTGAAGATGGATGCACCCAAGCTTACCCAGTCAAAACAATTTTCTTCAGAATGATCCGATCTGGATCCACACTTTTTAGTGAACCTATAGCAGCAATGGCAGGTTGCTCGCCATCTCTGTTCTTCAGAACTATTAGAGGAAGTGGAGGGAAAGAAATTGGAGCATATACAGAGGCAACAGAAAACCGCCCATGGTGTAGAAATCTTTCCATTTTATGTTTATTGCAGTTGATGTTGTCGGATGAAAACAATGGCCTATAAGATACAAAAGAGCAGTGAGATATCTTCCAAGGGGCATTgtgaaacaaaagaaaagagaaatatatactccctccatcccaaattataagttgttcCAAGAATCTTTGAGAATTAAagcatttcaagtttgaccaaaattatagaaaaaattacaaagatttatgacatcaaatagatatagtaTGAaactataattaataaagaacctaATGGTACTTcgttggtatcataaatgttattatcttatcgtataaatttggtcaaacttgagatcaagattcttggaatgacttacaattcgggatggagggagtatctcCTAATAGTAAAAAAAATTGAACTTCCATTACCTTGCTGTAAATTGCCGGAATCCAACATTGAAAATCAAAGGCTCCTTAGATTTGATAGGAGCTTCGTATGAGTCATGTTTCTTTATGctgcaaaagaaaaagaaaaaaagaaaagaggaaTGCTAAGCTCAAGCAGCATACAGCAGCAATATTACTTTCACCAGATAAGGACACAAGTTGAAACCATTTAGGCATTTAATCATCTATATTCGCTTGTATTTTAAAAGTATATTATAGCTTGCTTACATCTGCATTACGTCTACACCAACATCAACATTCACTCCAAGATCCAAAAGAAAACATGGAACCAAAAACAAAACATCCTCAAAAAGGCCTAGCATGCGTTGGCCAGCAAACTTTTTTAAGCAAACTAAATAGCATCCACATACAATGGGCCGGAAGCCCACCTAGTCCCTCTATTAGGATGGCTGGCCTCTTATCTTAATAGAGCGACATACCAACATTGTGTTGAATGCCATATTATTCTTGGAATGACCGTATGTAAttcattagggcactcacaatgcaagactctatcacagagtccaagacaattaattacatactatttatggtattttgctgatgtggcagcatatttattgaagaaagaggtagaaaaaataagactccaagtcttatttagactccaagtccacattattcgaggtaataaataactttagactctatgatagagtctgcattgtgagtgcccttaggatACTTAGGGCACCAGAACTCACAAGCTAAGAGCAAACAAATTAAAAGGCAATACATCATAGGCTATTCTGACATGAAAATCGAGTTTCACACATTAAGATGTGCAATAAGGCCAGAAAATTGGGGCAGATAAAATTTACTGATTAGTAAGGATGAGTACCTGAAGTGAAGAACTGACATTTTGGACTCATGTTGAAGAAGACCAGAAACAACCACAGGTATTCTTCTTGATGGTTGACAAAGTTTGGATGCTATATCAGTGGGAACATTTTTCACATAAAGCCTTACATATGATCCCACTTGAGCACAATCCTTCATGCCTCCATCTAACTCGGCAATTTTAGCAAAGACATGCTTTTGTGTTCGTGTAAAATTATCAAATGCAAATATTCTTGCATAGTCCGGTGGCAATGATTCCTACAGCCAACAGGATGAGATAAGACCAGTCGCACAAAATGAATATATCTCTACTAAAATGGCAACAATTAGCTACATTTTTAAATTTAAAGTAACATGTGATAATTAAATGATAGGAACCTTAGGATCCCAGGATGATGTCCTAAATGACTTTAGTCCTCTGTATTTTGCAAACCGCTTCTTTGCTGGGACATCTAATGGTGTCTCCACCTCATCGGGAAATTCTGCAACATTATATGAGATATGCATGTAATCTCTTGTCAATCACTTACCAAAATGTAAAAGCTGATAAAATTTACAGAAGCTAAGagggcatgggaactgatattGACTTGGACAAGTCATACAAGAATCTTTGCTTAGCCTCAAGCTTAACCAAAGCTGTATATCATTTTCAGACAACACCTCCATTGAAACACTACCCCAGCATAGCTAATGTGAAAAAGGAAACTCATTCAAGGTAATAGAAACCGATACCTTCATCATCAGCATTAGCTTCTTTGATTTTCTTAATCTCTGCCTCTATCTGGTCTTTAGTCAAATTTTCTTCATCCTGCAAATGTGCAACTgtcacttcacttttttttttgagatcgCTTAATATTTCCATGCACCCAAAAGGAATTCTGTGATTGCTTAATTCAAAATGGGAGAGGATTGAAACCTCAGAATTTACAGATAAAAAGGTACAGGGATAATAAGTTGAATTTACAGATAAAAAAGGTACAGGGATAACAAGTTGATAAGAAATGAAGAATAAGGTCTATTTAGCAACTCCGCGCACCCCGAAAACACAAACACGACTTTTTCAAGAGTACGATTTTATACCCAGGGCAAGAATTCAAGAAACTTAGGGACCAAAGGCACAAAGTTTTGGCCAAACATCAAAATGGTTCTGATGCTACAACACTGAGTCAGCAAAATCTCTTTCAGTCTTGTTCCTCTCCTCTGCAATCTTAAATGAGGCTAGGAACTGGCTCACACTACCATTGAGCCACTCCATCAAATGTGACCACTAGTCATCCATGATCCTGGCATTGCAACAGTACCTGTCTTGTTACTATGATGTGTTTGGGGTCCGACAGAAAATAGGATGGAAGAGAAAAGTGGAGAGTGGGAAGAGGACCAGTGGCTTGGGACTGGACAATATGAGTTTCCCCTTCTAATTCCTTCTTGCCCTTTATTGGTAGACAACCTCTCATGATGTAGTGTAGTTTCCACCCAAATGGTATGGACTGGTTTGGTACCAATCTatatgcttaaaagattctctAGCTTTCTAATCTAATAATGCCTGGCTAATGTAAGAAACTGTGGTCATCATTTGAGTCCTGCGGGCCCACAAACAAAGCATAACATACAACTGATTACTAGTGAAACACTGAACTGCGATATTGCAACCAAGTGATTAAAATGCATAAAGCCCATCAAATGAGGACAAGGAAACTTACTGCCATCTCAGTATCCCCAACAGTTTCTCCATCGAACTTCTCTGTAAAGTGAGACACTGCATCTATATCCGAACCATCACTTCCTTGGTCTGAGTGACCTTGCTCATCAATGACCATTCCAGAACCAGCCTGGTTGTCATTATCAGAGTCGTTATCTTCATCATCTGTGTCATCAACAATCCAAGCAGCCTGGCAATAGCATTTGAGGATTAGTAAATGAAGTAAATATAATCAATTTAAAGAAGAGGTATTTCAAACTCCAATAGAATTGCAAACCTGGTACTCTGAAGTGCCTCGGGGAAGCTTCCTCTTTACCAATTTTCTCTGTTTGTTGTTTATGTCAGCCTCCTCCATATCTTCTTCCGTTGGCCAAGTCTAATCAAATACAAATATTAATACAAACTACCACTTTAAAAAGATTAAATAAAGTTTTCATCTTTTTACTTGCAAAAGCACAAATGTTCTAACAGAAAATATGAATGGGTGATCACAGTTGAAATGCTGTGGAGGATAGAACAGTACAGTTAATGAAAATCTACAGATAAGAGAACTATTTGTACAGACGCCATTTATAATGGtacagcaaatatagccaataaAGCACAAAACCAATGCTTGTCAAAATTACAACTCATGGTGCAGGATTGGAAAAATACTCACCTGCTCCCCGGCAAGAGGATCTGGCACATTTTCAACAAGTAAGGGTTCCTGACTCGAAGGGTCTGGAACAAAGGTGTTAACAATCTGAAACAAACCGGAAGGTTAAAAATGTGTTAAAATATGACATTAGCATAACGAAATGTGTCTAGCATAATTACATTAACATTATTCAATTTCAAAGGCTTTAAAGTCCTGTATACAACAAACCTGAATTCCATTATCTTCAGTTTCCATTACATCAGAGCTTTTCCGCTCACTAAGAGGACATGGATCCTTGAGGACATCAATTTGGCCTAACTGAAAATCACCAGCACCTGAAACATGTACCTTTTGAATGGAGAAGGTATTATTAGAAAAGGAAATGACAAAATAGCTAAGAAATAATATTTCCAAAAAAACAGCTAAGAAAAAAATAAGCATAGATCACATACAAGCTGATTCACCGAAAGATTGTGGGCCCGCAGATATCCAGACACGAGCAATGTGCACAATCCCGTATTTTCATCAGGATTTATGAAGACCTGAAGCAGCAGTACCACCAGTTATTATATAAAAGTAGTATAGTACACCAAGAATGGAACATCAATTTACTTCTTTTTTGGCAAAATTTCATATTTGGCCAATACAAATTAGCAACTGTTCTAGTAAAGCAGTATAGTGTACATAGCAATAGCAAGTAATAAAACCTGCTCAGACATAACATAAGGCCTCTGGCTTCTCCAATGTGGCGATGAAAGGTGCTGCTCCTTGAAATGCCACATGAACTGGATATTTTAAGAAAACATAATCAAAACAGAGAGTTCGAAAGAACAACCGTGAAGATAACCAGATGGTCTAATATTCAATATTCAAAAGAATACTAACCTTATGCAAATCATCCTTTGTGCCTGCTAAGTAAAACTTGCAGTCCTCAGGCAGCTCTGCAGAAAGGAAAGAAGTTGCTGCTTTCTTCAATTCCTGCCTACTTTTATTATCCGCTGGAAGATCCTGATTATGTAACTAGAACAGGTAAATCACCAGAAATCGTATAACAATACCTTAATGAGAAATGCTCATGACTGGAACTTACACGGATGAAAACAGCTGTACTAGGTAAGCCCATGGCTCTAAATACAGACAGACATTGAGAACCAAACTCGTCAATTGGACCGTTCGAATCACCACAGTAGAATGAATTGGCTGGTAGTACGAATGCTAACAAATCAGCAACCTATGTAGGACAGGAACATTTGCAGATTCCAGGTTAGAGCTAAGAAATTATAGAAGACCATAAACCACAACAAAATGAGTTTGGTTGGAAATGTGTACCTTTGCCAGTTCCATGCATGTGGTAAGATCACCATATGGTGCTTGCAGTACCTTCACAGATATTATGAAATATGAAAATTCTATACATGAAATTGATTATCTAGATTGAATAATTGGAAACAAATAATTTAACAAAACATTTATGGTTAATAAGCGAATAGTGAATCACTAGAACCTGAGATAGAGACATAGAGTACAATGTATAACCCAACTATAAACACGTACAGAAAATGGTAGAGTAATAGTCAAATGTATAGTGATGGATACATATGCAACGAGGCATTATGACACCAAAAAATCTCAACAGTCAACACTAGCGTCATTTTGAATTAATAGTGGCTGCACTCAAAACATCAGAACAATATTCATTTTGAACTTACCGTGGTTCGAAACTTATAAGTAGGAGAAGCAACGGTAGATGATTTCAGTT
It encodes:
- the LOC8064759 gene encoding pre-rRNA-processing protein TSR1 homolog, translating into MGGGRAQVNKAHKSRFASKASRHAHKIDKVRSGKSETSHRAAVKGARAARIQQSKAIRDKKRAALLKEKRSSNGPSSAPRVIVLVGLSSSANVGSLAKDLLALAEGSDGKLKSSTVASPTYKFRTTVLQAPYGDLTTCMELAKVADLLAFVLPANSFYCGDSNGPIDEFGSQCLSVFRAMGLPSTAVFIRDLPADNKSRQELKKAATSFLSAELPEDCKFYLAGTKDDLHKFMWHFKEQHLSSPHWRSQRPYVMSEQVFINPDENTGLCTLLVSGYLRAHNLSVNQLVHVSGAGDFQLGQIDVLKDPCPLSERKSSDVMETEDNGIQIVNTFVPDPSSQEPLLVENVPDPLAGEQTWPTEEDMEEADINNKQRKLVKRKLPRGTSEYQAAWIVDDTDDEDNDSDNDNQAGSGMVIDEQGHSDQGSDGSDIDAVSHFTEKFDGETVGDTEMADEENLTKDQIEAEIKKIKEANADDEEFPDEVETPLDVPAKKRFAKYRGLKSFRTSSWDPKESLPPDYARIFAFDNFTRTQKHVFAKIAELDGGMKDCAQVGSYVRLYVKNVPTDIASKLCQPSRRIPVVVSGLLQHESKMSVLHFSIKKHDSYEAPIKSKEPLIFNVGFRQFTARPLFSSDNINCNKHKMERFLHHGRFSVASVYAPISFPPLPLIVLKNRDGEQPAIAAIGSLKSVDPDRIILKKIVLTGYPQRVSKLKAIVRYMFHNPDDVKWFKPVELWTKHGRRGRIKETVGTHGAMKCIFNSSIQQHDTVCMSLYKRAYPKWPEQLYHV